A region of the Zhihengliuella halotolerans genome:
CAGAGCAGGCGCAGCCCAAGCTTTTCCCGGGCCAGCAGGAAACTGCCGCCGGGGAACCCGACGTGGCTCCCGGTGAGACCGAGAGCTCCAACATGGAGCTCCTGAGCAACATCCCGATGGACGGGACGCTGCAGGGCACCGGTTCGGACCTCGCGTTCGAGGGGAACTACGCGTACGCCGGCAACTACGACGGCTTCACGGTCTACGATCTGTCCAACCCGAAAGAGCCTTCCAAGCTGACCGAGGTCTACTGCCCGGGCGCGCAGAACGACGTCTCCGTCTACGGCGACATCCTCATCGCCTCGGTCGACGCCCGCATGGTCGACGACAAGTGCGGCAGCGAGCGCACCTCGGACCCGGAGAACTACTGGGAAGGCATCCGGGTCTTCGACATCAGCGACCCGGCCGATCCGCAGTACATCAAGTCCGTCGAGACCAAGTGCGGTTCGCACACGAACTCGATGGCGCCGTCGAAGAACGGCCAGGACCTGTACGTCTACGTCTCGTCGTACTCGCCCAACGCAGCCCTGGCGAACTGCCAGCCCCCGCACGATCTGATCTCCGTCGTGAAGATCCCGGTCAAGAACCCGACGGCCGCCGCCGTGGTGTCCGAGCCGAACCTCTTCCCGGACGGCGGCTACGAGGGTGGCGGCTGGGCCAGCGCGACCTCGGGCTGCCACGACATCACCACGTACGCCAAGAAGGACATCGCCGCCGGCGCCTGCATGGGCGACGGCATCATCATGGACATCTCCGACCGCGAGAACCCCGTGGTCACGGAGCGCGTGCGCGACACGGAGAACTTCGCGTTCTGGCACTCGGCCACGTTCAACAATGACGCCACGAAGGTCGTCTTCACGGACGAGCTCGGCGGCGGCGGCTGGGCCACCTGCACCGAGGAGTTCGGCCCGGAACTCGGCGCGAACGCCATCTACGAACTCAAGGGCGGCAAGCTCGACTTCGCCTCGTACTACAAGATCCCGCGCATCAACACCGAGAACGAGAACTGCGTGGCCCACAACGGCTCGCTGATCCCAGTCAAGGGCAAGGACCTCATGGTGCAGTCCTGGTACCAGGGCGGCACGTCGGTCTTCGACTTCACCGACGCGAAGAACCCGAAGGAGGTCGCCTGGTTCGACCGCGGCGAGGGCCTCTCCGGCGGCGGCACGTGGTCGTCCTACTACTACAACGGCTACGTCTACTCGAACGACCTCTCCGTCGGCCTGGACACCTTCAAGTTGGACTCGGCGATCGACGCCAAGGCCAAGAAGCAGAAGGAACTGAACCCGCAGGCGCAGCGGCGGTACTGATCCCGCGCATCCACGCGTAAACCGCGGTACGACGGCGGCGGGTCCTCTTTCGGGGCCCGCCGCCGTCACGTGGGGGCCAGCGACATCTCGCGTGGCGGACAGCTCACGCGCCGATACCGCCCGCGCATGCGGTCATACCGATGCGGATGAATCACTTGTCGGACAAGTTCTCAACTTGAACGATGGATTCATGACCCACACTGCCGACGCCATCCGCCACATCCGCCTCTCCACCGCGACCCTGCCGCTGTCCACACCCATCTCCGACGCCAAGGTCTTCACGGGGCGCCAACGTCCCATGACCGAGGTGGTCTTCCTCTTCACGGAGATCACTACCGAGCAGGGCCACAAGGGGCTCGGGTTCTCCTACTCCAAGCGGGCCGGCGGGCCGGCGCAGTACGCGCACGCCGCCGAGGTCGCCGAGCTGGCGATCGGGGAGGATCCGAACGACATCGCCAAGCTCAACACGAAACTCCTCTGGGCCGGGGCCTCGGTGGGCCGCTCCGGCGTGGCCACGCAGGCGCTGGCGAGCATCGACGTCGCACTCTGGGACCTCAAGGCCAAGCGGGCCGGCCTGCCGCTGGCCAAACTGCTCGGCGCGCACCGGGACTCCGTGCGCACCTACAACACCTCCGGCGGTTTCCTCAACGCGAGCATCGAGGAGATCAAGGATCGCGCCACAGCCTCGCTGGCCGACGGCATCGGCGGGATCAAGATCAAGGTCGGCCTGCCGGATTCCGCCGAGGACCTCCGGCGCGTGGCCGCCATCCGCGAGCACCTCGGCCCCGACGTGCCGCTCATGGTCGACGCGAACCAGCAGTGGGACCGCGCCACCGCCCTGCGCATGGGGCGCCGGCTCGAGGAGTTCGACCTGGTCTGGATCGAGGAGCCGCTCGACGCGTACGACGCCGAGGGCCACGCCGACCTCACTCGGCGCTTGGACACACCGATCGCTACGGGCGAGATGCTGGCGTCCGTCGGTGAGCACACGCGCCTCATCGAGACCCGCGCCTGCAACGTGATCCAGCCCGACGCACCACGCGTCGGCGGCATCACGCAGTTCCTGAAACTGGCCGCGCTGGCGGACCACGCGGGCCTGGACCTGGCCCCGCACTTCGCCATGGAGATCCATCTCCACCTCGCAGCCGCCTATTCGCGCGAGGCCTGGGTGGAGCACTTCGACTGGCTCGACCCGCTCTTCAACGAGCGGCTCGAGACGCGCGACGGCCGCATGGTCGTGCCGGATCGACCGGGCCTCGGCGTGACCCTCTCCGACCAGGCGCGTGCCTGGACGACGGACTCCGTCGGTTTCGGGCGGCACTGAGCCATGGTGTCATCCCGCACCGCCGAGCTGGTGGCGGCCCTCCGGCGGCGCATCGTCGCGGGCGACGTGTCCCCCGGCGAGCGCCTGCCCAGCGAGTCCGCCCTTCGTGCGGAGTTCAGCCTGAGTCGCTCCGCGGTGCGCGAGGCCATGACGCGGCTCCAGGCGGAGGGGTTCGTGCACACCCGACGGGGCGCGGGCAGCTTCGCGCTCGCGCCCCCGCCGGCTCCGACGACGACGCTGCCGCCGGTGCGAACGCTCGCCGACCGGCTGGCCCTCCTGGAGTACCGTCTGGCGATCGAGCCGGAGGCCGCCGGCCTGGCCGCCCAGCGCGCGACCCGGCAGGACCTCAATGCGCTCGCGGACGCCGTCGTCAGCTTCGAGGGGGCGGCCGAGCACCCCGCTGAGGCCGTCGCCCATGACTTCGCATTCCACCGGAGAATCGCCGCGGCGACGGGCAACGTCTTCCTGCTCGACGCCGTCGACAAATTAGGGGCGACCATGATCGCCATGCCGCGTGTCCGGCTTGAATCGTCCGCAGTGACGGCAGCGGCCGGCGAGCACCGGGCTGTGCTCGACGCGCTGCGCGACGGCGACTCCGCGGGCGCGGCGGCGGCTATGCGGACTCACCTGACGGCGTCGAAGAGGCGACTGAAGGGTGAGGTGGGCCACACAAGGCGCTAGTATGCGTAGCTAGACCCCACGCGCCTTCCTTCCATACCCGGAGTGCATAGTGTTTACGTTGGACCAGATCAAGAGCTTCGTGGCCGTTGCGGAGGAGCTCCACTTCGGACGCGCCGCCGAGCGCCTGAACATGACGCAGCCACCCCTGAGCCGCCAGATCCAGAAGCTGGAGAAGACCGTCGGCGTGCAGCTCGTCGAGCGCGATAACCGCAAGGTGGCACTCACCGCAGCTGGCCAAGCCTTCCTCGCCGACGCCCGCAAACTCCTGGTCGCGGCCGAGCAGGCACCCTTCACGGCTCGCCGCATCGCGCAGGGACAGGCCGGCGTGCTGCGCATCGGCTTCACGGCGACCTCCGGCTTCAGCGTGCTGGGCACCCTGCTGGCCCGTCTCGGCCGAGCCCTCCCCGACGTCGACCTCGACCTGCGCGAACAGGTCACGAGCGAGCAGCTGCAGGCCCTGACCGACGGTGAGCTGGACGTCGGGCTGGCCCGCCCCCCGTTCGACACCGAGCACTTCGCCTCCCGCCTGCTGCTGGCCGAATCGCTGCTGCTGGCCGTGCCCGAGAACCACCACCTCGCCGAGGCGCGGCAGCCGATCACGGCCGCAGACCTGCGGGCCGTGCCGCTGATCATGCACTCGCCGACGAAGGCCCGCTACTTCTACGATCTGGCGATCCGGCACATGCCCGTCGAGCACGGCAACGTCGTACACACCGTCAGCCAGATCCTGACGATGGTCTCCCTCGTGGCCGCCGGGCGCGGCGTCGCTTTCGTGCCGGAGTCGGCCAGGCGTCTCGGCATCGAGGGCGTGACCTACCTCCCGATCGCCGGTGAGGCGTCGAACGCCGTCGAACTGCACGCCATCTGGCGCCGCGGCGCCAAGAACCCGGCGTTGCGCCGCATGACGGACCTGCTCACGCGCGACGCGCAGCCCGTGCGCGTGTGATGCCCTGAGGGTATTGATCTATCCATTTTTGGGCTTGGACAGGCATTACTCGGCGCACCTAGGCTGGCGGTGATACCGACCCGTACACAGCACGCGCCCCGTCTCCGACGGCGGGCGCGCGCTGGCAACCGCCACCAAGGACGGACCCCGTGACCCAGTACTCGCCGGCCGAGCTTGCCGCCAAACTCAAAGACGGACTGCTCTCCTTCCCCGTCACGGCGTTCGACGCCGACCTGCAGATCGACGAGGCGGCCTACCGAAGCCACCTCGACTGGCAGGCGAGCTTCGACGTCGCCGGCCTCTTCGCCGCCGGCGGCACGGGCGAGGGCTTCAGCCTCTCCCCCGCGGAATCCTCCCGCGTCGTCGCGATGGCGGTCGACGTCGCGGGCACCCGCACCCCGGTGCTCGCCTCCGCCGGCGGGCCGACCTACCAGGCCGTCGAGAACGCTCGGGCCGCCGAGGCCGCCGGCGCCGAGGGCCTCCTGCTGCTGCCGCCCTACCTGACCGAGTGCGATCAGGAGGGCCTGCTCGCCCACGTGGACGCGGTCTGCGCCGCAACGAACATCGCGGTCATCGTGTACAACCGCGCCAACGCGATCTACGGTGCCGACACCGTCGCTGCCCTGGCCGAACGCCACCCCAACTTCATCGGGTTCAAAGACGCCACCGGCGATATCGAGGCCGTGACCCGCGTCGTTGCGAAGAACGGCGACCGTCTCTTCTACCTCGGCGGCCTGCCGACCGCGGAGACCTTCGCCCTGCCCATGCTCCAGCTCGGCATGAGCACCTACTCCTCGGCGATGTACAACTTCGTCCCCGAGTTCGCCCTCGAGTTCTACGCCGACGTCCGCCGCCAGGACCGCGCCGCGGTGACCGAGAAGCTCAACCGCTTCGTCCTGCCCTACCTGGAGATCCGCGACCGTGTGAAGGGCTACGGCGTCTCGATCGTCAAGGGCGGCCTGAAGGCCGTCGGCCGCGACGCCGGCAGCGTCCGCCCGCCCCTGCAGGACCTCACAGAACGAGACCTCGCCGATCTCGCCGACCTCATCGACGCCGCAGGCATCCGCCCTGGGTCCGCGGCGCTGCAGAACGCCTGAAGCAAAGGAGCACATTCGATGCCCACCCAGAACATCACCCTCACGGGCCGGTCACTGATCGCCGGCGCGTCCGTCACCGGCAACGGCGGCACCGTCAACGGCTTCGACCCCGCGACGAACGAACCGCTGGAACCGGCCTACTCCCTCATCGACGCCGACCAGCTCACGGCCGCCACCGCCGCCGCAGGCGAGGCCTTCGACTCGTTCCGCGCGCTCGAGCCCCAGACGCATGCGGCGTTCCTGGAGCGGATCGCGGAGAACATCGAAGCCGCCGGCGACGCGATCGTCGAGCGCGCGATGGCAGAGACCGGCCTGCCGGAGGCACGCCTCGTCGGCGAACGCGGACGCACGTGCAACCAACTG
Encoded here:
- a CDS encoding LVIVD repeat-containing protein, with product MRPNNHTHPRRRAALATAAAILLAGSAISAAAPALAEPAHPGHEDPFEHNHQPSEQAQPKLFPGQQETAAGEPDVAPGETESSNMELLSNIPMDGTLQGTGSDLAFEGNYAYAGNYDGFTVYDLSNPKEPSKLTEVYCPGAQNDVSVYGDILIASVDARMVDDKCGSERTSDPENYWEGIRVFDISDPADPQYIKSVETKCGSHTNSMAPSKNGQDLYVYVSSYSPNAALANCQPPHDLISVVKIPVKNPTAAAVVSEPNLFPDGGYEGGGWASATSGCHDITTYAKKDIAAGACMGDGIIMDISDRENPVVTERVRDTENFAFWHSATFNNDATKVVFTDELGGGGWATCTEEFGPELGANAIYELKGGKLDFASYYKIPRINTENENCVAHNGSLIPVKGKDLMVQSWYQGGTSVFDFTDAKNPKEVAWFDRGEGLSGGGTWSSYYYNGYVYSNDLSVGLDTFKLDSAIDAKAKKQKELNPQAQRRY
- a CDS encoding L-talarate/galactarate dehydratase → MTHTADAIRHIRLSTATLPLSTPISDAKVFTGRQRPMTEVVFLFTEITTEQGHKGLGFSYSKRAGGPAQYAHAAEVAELAIGEDPNDIAKLNTKLLWAGASVGRSGVATQALASIDVALWDLKAKRAGLPLAKLLGAHRDSVRTYNTSGGFLNASIEEIKDRATASLADGIGGIKIKVGLPDSAEDLRRVAAIREHLGPDVPLMVDANQQWDRATALRMGRRLEEFDLVWIEEPLDAYDAEGHADLTRRLDTPIATGEMLASVGEHTRLIETRACNVIQPDAPRVGGITQFLKLAALADHAGLDLAPHFAMEIHLHLAAAYSREAWVEHFDWLDPLFNERLETRDGRMVVPDRPGLGVTLSDQARAWTTDSVGFGRH
- a CDS encoding FadR/GntR family transcriptional regulator, whose translation is MVSSRTAELVAALRRRIVAGDVSPGERLPSESALRAEFSLSRSAVREAMTRLQAEGFVHTRRGAGSFALAPPPAPTTTLPPVRTLADRLALLEYRLAIEPEAAGLAAQRATRQDLNALADAVVSFEGAAEHPAEAVAHDFAFHRRIAAATGNVFLLDAVDKLGATMIAMPRVRLESSAVTAAAGEHRAVLDALRDGDSAGAAAAMRTHLTASKRRLKGEVGHTRR
- a CDS encoding LysR family transcriptional regulator, yielding MFTLDQIKSFVAVAEELHFGRAAERLNMTQPPLSRQIQKLEKTVGVQLVERDNRKVALTAAGQAFLADARKLLVAAEQAPFTARRIAQGQAGVLRIGFTATSGFSVLGTLLARLGRALPDVDLDLREQVTSEQLQALTDGELDVGLARPPFDTEHFASRLLLAESLLLAVPENHHLAEARQPITAADLRAVPLIMHSPTKARYFYDLAIRHMPVEHGNVVHTVSQILTMVSLVAAGRGVAFVPESARRLGIEGVTYLPIAGEASNAVELHAIWRRGAKNPALRRMTDLLTRDAQPVRV
- the kdgD gene encoding 5-dehydro-4-deoxyglucarate dehydratase, which produces MTQYSPAELAAKLKDGLLSFPVTAFDADLQIDEAAYRSHLDWQASFDVAGLFAAGGTGEGFSLSPAESSRVVAMAVDVAGTRTPVLASAGGPTYQAVENARAAEAAGAEGLLLLPPYLTECDQEGLLAHVDAVCAATNIAVIVYNRANAIYGADTVAALAERHPNFIGFKDATGDIEAVTRVVAKNGDRLFYLGGLPTAETFALPMLQLGMSTYSSAMYNFVPEFALEFYADVRRQDRAAVTEKLNRFVLPYLEIRDRVKGYGVSIVKGGLKAVGRDAGSVRPPLQDLTERDLADLADLIDAAGIRPGSAALQNA